The DNA segment ATGGTCCGATGCCGCAGACTCGTGAGCACGTGTTGTTGGCTCGTCAGGTTGGTGTGCCGGCGATTGTTGTTGCTCTGAACAAGGTCGACATGGTCGATGATGAGGAGCTGTTGGAGCTGGTGGAGATGGAAGTTCGTGAGCTTCTTGATTCCTATGACTTCCCTGGTGATGAGATTCCGGTGATGCCGGTGTCGGCGTTGAAGGCCCTGGAGGGTGATTCGGCGGCGCAGGATCAGGTGATGGCGTTGATGGAGCAGGTGGATACCTATGTTCCGGAGCCGGTGCGTGATTTGGATAAGCCGTTCCTGATGCCGATTGAGGATGTGTTCTCGATCACGGGTCGTGGCACGGTGGTGACGGGCAAGATCGAGCAGGGGATTTTGCATACGGGTGATGAGATCGAGATCATTGGTCTGAAGGACACCCAGAAGACGACGTGTACTGGTGTGGAGATGTTCCGCAAGTTGCTTGATGAGGGTCAGGCTGGGGACAACATTGGTGCGTTGCTTCGTGGTACGAAGAAGGAAGAGGTTCAGCGCGGTCAGGTGTTGGCGAAGCCTGGTTCGATTACTCCGCATACTGAGTTCGAGGCGAACGTGTATGTGTTGGGTAAGGATGAGGGTGGCCGTCATAAGCCGTTCTTTTCGAACTATCGTCCGCAGTTCTATTTCCGTACCACTGACGTGACGGGCAATATCACGTTGCCGGCTGGTACGGAGATGTGCATGCCTGGTGATAACACTGAGATGCATGTGGAGTTGATTGCTCCGATCGCGATGGATGAGGGGTTGCGTTTCGCGATTCGTGAGGGTGGTCGTACGGTCGGCGCGGGCCGTGTGACCAAGATCCTCAAGTAGGGCTCACCCCCTGGTTCTTGAGCGGAACCCGCTGCCGACGACGCACATGCGCTCGCTCGGCGGCGGGTTCCGCCGTTTTTCGTCGGGGTTCGCCGGAACCTGACGACAACCTGACAACAACCTCGATGACAATGTCGTCGAGAACCGAGTTGGTGGCGCGAAGTGTGATCGCGTAGTGTGGTCGCTCGTGCCTCGGGCCCTCCCGAGCGCGCAGCGTGCACGCTGCGCCTGCTTCCCCGGACCGCAACGGACCCGGCGAGCCCCGACATCCGGCACGAACGAGATCTGACGACTGAGGACGACTCCGAATGGCAAACGACAAGCGAGTTCACGTCACGCTCGAATGCACGACCTGCAAGCGACGCAACTACATCACGACGAAGAACAAGAACAACCAGCGCGAGCGCATCGAGCTCAAGAAGTACTGCCGCTGGGATCGGGCCCACACGGTCCACAAGGAGACCCGCTGATCCATCGGGTCGTTGGTGCGCACGACGGCGTCGATGACGTCTGCGGCGCACCGCGGTTGCGGCGTTCGAGCCAGTAGGCTCCAGCGTCGGCGCCACCGAGGGCAGTAGCTCAATTGGTAGAGCAACGGTCTCCAAAACCGTAGGTTGGGGGTTCGAGTCCCTCCTGCCCTGCAACCACGACCGCAGGTGCAGCTTCCGTCGGCAGCGCAACAAGACGCACCCACAACATTGGTAGTGACATCCACATGGCAATGAACCGAGAGCAAAAGCGAGCGATGCAGCGTGCCGGTCAGGTCGACGCGGAGGGCAATCCCGTCCGTAAGACCGACCGGGCCGAAGCAACCCAGCGCCTGCAACAGGAGCGCACCAAGCCGCGGCAGTTCGTGCGCGAGGTCATCTCCGAACTGAAGAAGGTCGGCTGGCCCACCCGCCAGGAAACCACGCGCCTGTCGATCATCGTGTTCCTCGCCATCGTCGTGATGACCGCTTTCATCTTT comes from the Microthrixaceae bacterium genome and includes:
- the tuf gene encoding elongation factor Tu codes for the protein MAKEKFERTKPHVNVGTMGHIDHGKTTLTAAISKTLSDRVAGNTATDFENIDKAPEERERGITINVAHVEYETDARHYAHVDMPGHADYIKNMITGAAQVDGAILVVSAADGPMPQTREHVLLARQVGVPAIVVALNKVDMVDDEELLELVEMEVRELLDSYDFPGDEIPVMPVSALKALEGDSAAQDQVMALMEQVDTYVPEPVRDLDKPFLMPIEDVFSITGRGTVVTGKIEQGILHTGDEIEIIGLKDTQKTTCTGVEMFRKLLDEGQAGDNIGALLRGTKKEEVQRGQVLAKPGSITPHTEFEANVYVLGKDEGGRHKPFFSNYRPQFYFRTTDVTGNITLPAGTEMCMPGDNTEMHVELIAPIAMDEGLRFAIREGGRTVGAGRVTKILK
- the rpmG gene encoding 50S ribosomal protein L33, whose product is MANDKRVHVTLECTTCKRRNYITTKNKNNQRERIELKKYCRWDRAHTVHKETR
- the secE gene encoding preprotein translocase subunit SecE, giving the protein MAMNREQKRAMQRAGQVDAEGNPVRKTDRAEATQRLQQERTKPRQFVREVISELKKVGWPTRQETTRLSIIVFLAIVVMTAFIFVIDLGFNEVVSFIFPSPSSLSTVLPAVLPFL